The Urbifossiella limnaea nucleotide sequence GCTGGCCGACCTGGTCGCGCCACTCGCGCATCCAGTTGCACCCGACGGCCGGGCACAGGAGGGCCGCGGCGACGAGGAGCCGGAGGTCGCGCACGCACATGGGCCGCTCTCCTGTCACTGCCACCCGAGTACCCGGAACACTTCGGCCTGCACGGCGGCGACCTGCGCGTCGGTCAGGTGCGGGTCGGCCACGTGGTGGACGGCGCCGCCGCGGGCGTCGCGGACGACCACCACGTCGCCCCCGGCCGCGTCGCGGACCGCGTCCTCGAACTTGAACCGCTTCCGCCGCATCAGCAGCAGCGCCGCCACGTACCGGAAGTTCAGCCCGTCCGGGTCGGCGGTGCCGGCCAGGCGGTCGAAGGCGTCCACGAGCACGTCGTCGTTCACCACCGGCTTCCGCGGCTTGTCGGCCGCGGCCGGCACCTTCCCCGCCCAGTAGGCCACGACCCCGGCGGGCGGCCCGGCCCAGGCGTCGGCGGCGGTGTCGGTGCGGACCAGCTTGCCGGCGTCCTCGCGGAGCACGGCGTAGAACCGGTCGCCGGGCTTCAGCTCGCGGCCGGTCGCGGCACACGTCCGGGCCGGCCCCTGGATGTCGTACTCGGTCATCGCCCGTTCCATCGTACTCCGCGACTCCGGCCTGTAGCCGCGCCCACCCGCGTCAGCGCGGCGGGGCAGTGGGCCGGGCGGGTGAAGCTGTAGCGGTCGGGGGGGACAGGACGGCGTCCACCTGCTCCCGCACCAGGTACCCCGTCTCGGCCCCGACGCCGGCGAACACCCACCGCACCACCCCGTCGCGGTCCACCACCACGAACCGCGGGAACGTCTCCACCCCGTACAGGTCCGCCGCCGAGGAGCCGTCGTGAACCGGGACCGTCAGCCGCCGCCGGGCCACGTCCTTGGCCGCGAGCGCGGGGTCGGCGAAGACCGCCAGCGGGGCCACGGCCACCCGGCCGGGCTCGCGCTTGGCCAGCGCGTCGGCCACGCACAGCGACAGCTCCGCCGTCTCCTGGCCGGGCATGAAGAAGACCAGCACGACCGCCTTGCCGCGGTGCGCCGCCAGGCGGAAGTCGCCGGCGCGGAAGTCGGGCGCCGGCCGGCCCACCTCGGCCCGCGGCACGGGCGCCACGGCCGCGGCGGGAACCAGCACCGGCGCCGGCAGCGCCTCGCCGCGGCGGGCGGCGTCGAGCCGGCGGCGGACGGTCTGCGCCGCCTCGCGGTACGGCGTGCCGGGGGCGGTGTCCTTCAGGAACTCGTCGAGCCGCGCGAGCCGCGCGGCGAACGGCTGCGGCCCGAGCCGCACCGCCTCGCGCATCAGCGGCTCGGCCTCGGCGCCCATCGCGTAGGCCGTTTCGACCTCGGCCCGGTAGCGGGCGAACGTCGGCCCCTGCAGCCGGGTGTGCGTCCGCAGTTCGTACTGCGTTTCGACGCGGATCGCGTCCGCGGGGTTGAGCCCGTCGCGGTGGCGGACCACGCGGTGAACGCGGCGCGCCGAGCCGTCGGCGGTCGAGGCCCACACGGTCTCCGTGCGCTCCCACGCGGTGACGGCGCCCTCCGGCCGGTCCCACGTCGCCGACTTCTGCACGCCGCGCAGCTCGACGCAGCGCTCGTTGCTGACGAACTTGACCTGGCCGGTCTGCCAGCTGATGTCGGGCCGGCCGTGCTCCGCGGTGGTCCAGGTGTCGGCCCGGCCGCGCGGCGGGAAGGCGCCGAGCTCGACGGGGGCAAAGGCGTCGAGCGGCGGCGGCGGCAGGGCGCGGCCGGGCGTGTCCGGCGCGAACCGCAGCGGCGCCGGGCCGGTCGGCAGGAGCAGGTGCGTGGTGCCGTCCTCGTGGATGCGCACGAGGTCGAGGCGGGCGACGGGCGGGTTGCGGTCGTCGCCGCGGAGCAGCGTGAGGACGGCGGCGTCGGCCCGGCCGGGGAGCTTTTCCAGCACCAGGACGCGGACTTCGAGCTCGTGCTCGCGGCGGAAGCGGGTGCCGGGCCGGTCGATGCTCTCGCGGACGGTGCCGGCGTAGACGTACTCGGCGCCGCGCTCCAGGGCGGGGCCGGGGGCGGCGGGGGCGAGCAGCGACAGCGAAAACAGTCCGGCGAACACGGGCGCCTCCGGCGGGCGGCACGGTATACCGCGCCGGCCGGCGGACGCAACCGCAGTCGGGAGGTGGGTAAGCGGGGCAGGCTGGAGCCCGCCGGCGGTCAGCGGAAGGCAACCGCCGCCAGCCGCCGCAGCTCGGCGGCCACGTCCGCGCCCTCGTAGAAGGACAGCCACCCGCGCACCGCCCGCGCCTCGCCCGGCGGGCAGTCTTCGACCACCGGGTCGGCGTGGACGCACGGGCACGGCGGGTTCCCCCACGCCCGCCCGCACCGCTCCCAGCCGGTGACGACCCAGCGCCGCCCGGTCGCGTCGCGGCACGCGGCGAACGGCGCGGCCAGCACCTTGTTCTCGTTCGTCCGCGCGTCGAAGCCGGTGAGCCCGGCGAGCATCACGCACATCTGCACCCGCAACCCCGTCAGCTTCTCCGCCGACCCGTTCGCCACGCGAAACGTCATCCGCACGCCGTCCGCGCCCGGCGCCACCGTCGCGGTCAGCGTCACCTTGTTGGGGAACGTGCGCTCCAGTGACAGGCTGCCGTCACGGCCGCGCGTCCACTCCAGCGGCGGCAGCGTCACGGTCCGCCGGTCCCAGGTGGTCGGGATGTGGGTGTGGGCGAGGTACAGCAGCTCGGGCCGCTTCGGCTCCGGCTCGAACCACACGGCCTCGGGCACGTCGGCGACCGCGTACCCGCCGCCGGGCCACGGCGCGAAGACGCTCGCCTTCGCCTCGCGCTGCGGCCGGATGGCCCCGTCGCGGAAGCCGATTCGGGGGTGCCGCCCGCCGGGGTACGGCAGCACGAGCAGCCGGTCGCCCGCCTTCCGCTCCGGCGCCGGGCCGAGCTTCAGCCGCGCCGCCGCGGCCGTCACCTCGTCGGCGGTCAGGCCGAGTGCGGCACCCGCCTCGGCCGGGGTGAAGCGGTGGTGCGTCAGCGCGTTGTCCAGCCAGTACCGCAGGTCGGCGTCGTCCTTCGCGGGGCGGGCGTTGCCGCCGTCGGCCTTCCGCTCCAGCAGCCGCTTGCGGTCCTCGATCACGCCGAACGGGTCGGTCGGCGTCACGCCCGCGTCCACGTAGCGGGCCAGGTCGCGCATCGCGATCACGGTGTACCGCTCGTCCGCGAGGTGCTTCAGGAACGCCTCGAACGTGTCGGCCTTCGTGCTGACCCAGTCGTGCGCCGTGTCCGGGACGCCGTGGAATTGCAGCACGGCGATCTTGCCGCCGCGGGCCTGCGACACCGCCGCCTTCAGGTCGTCGAGCGTCCAGTGCGGGCGGGCGTCGCCGGCGGTCGGCACCAGCAGCGGGTGGTCGAGGCCCGGCTCGTAGGCGAAGCCGCGGCCGTCCTTGTACGGGTGCTCGGGGCTGCCGCCGCGGCGCGCGAAGCGGATGCCGTGCTCCTTCAGCACCGCCAGCGCGTCGCGGCTGATCGCGTTGCCGGGGTACGCGAAGCTGACCGGCTTCGGGATGCCGTGCTTCTCGCACAAGGCGTCGATGCCGCGGAGCTGGGCCGGCAGGTCGCGCAGCGTCTTGTCGGTGACGGACGTGTGCCCGAGGGTGTGGTTGCCGACCTCGAAGCCGTCCGTGTGCAGCCGGGCCATCTCGGGCCAGCTCATGTAGTCGCGGGTGTTCGTGGCCGCGTCCCACCCCTGGGTGACGAAGAACGTCGCGCCGAAGCGGTGCTTTTGCAGCAGCGGCCGGGCCACGGTGAAGTGCGACTTGCTGGCGTCGTCGAAGGTGAGGACGACGAGGCGGTCGGGGATCGGCTCCAGGGCGCGGGCCGGGGCGGCGAGCGCGAGGAGTGCCAGGAGGGATCGGGTCACGGCGGCACCGGCCTACTTCTTGGGGTGGGCGGGGAGCTTGAAGTCGCTCTTGTCCGGGTGCTCGCTCTTCTCGCCGACGAGCACGCGGTACGGCGGGGCCGGGAGGCCGTCGATCTTCAGCTTGAAGGTGAGCGTCTTGGCGGTGGTCGCGGCCCGGAACACGGCCTCGTCGGTGGCGCCGTACGTCTTGAACTCGAAGTCGAAGCCCTTGCCGTCGGCCGTGGCCTTGAGCGTGTCGGCGACCCTGCCCCGGGCCTCCAGCTTGCCGGGCTCGACGGTCAGCTTGCCGTCGCAGCGGACGGTGCCGCTGAAGACCATGAGCACGTCCTTCTTGCCGGTGCTGTTCTCGGTGCTGCTGCGGAGGTGCCACTTGCCGTCGGCGTGCCAGATGCGGAACGCCCCGACGCCGCCGCGGGCGTCCTCCTTGGGGAAGCCGAACGGGTAGGGGTCGGCGGCGCTCGACCCGGCGGCGCACACGAGGCAACAGGCGGCGACGGTGGCGAAGACGTGACGCATGAGGGTATCGGACCACGCGGCGGCGGCGCCGGCAAGCGAAAAGCGCGGCGGCGCCGCCGCGTCACCGCTTCCGCGGGGTGAGGAACTGGGTCAGGTCGAGGCCGTCCTTCCCCAGATAAGCGTCGAGCGGCTCGACGCGGCCGCCGCGGGCGCGGACGCCGGCCAGCGCCTTCGTCATCTCCGCCCACCAGATCACGGATAGCGCGTCCGGGTCGCGGGCCTTCAGCGTGCGGTACGCGGCCAGCTGCGCCAGGAAGTCGTCGGCGTCGGCGCGGGCCTGCCGCACCTGCCCGTCGCGGAACACGAGCGCTTCCTGCTCGAACTTGTACTTCAGCGCGTCGGCCTGCCGCCGCCGCTGCTCGGCCTCCTGCCGGGCCTGGAACTCCTTCGTGCGGATGCCGGTCTGGGCCTGCGTCACCCGCTCGAAGTCCACCCGCACCTCGTCCGGCGGCGCCAGCCCGGCCACGCTGACGCGCTGCACCCGCACGCCGAGCCGCAGCCGGTCCACGCGCCCCGGCAGCCGCGCCATCACCCACGCGGGAAGCTCCGCGCTGCCGGTCAGTAGCGCCTCATCGACGCCGCGGCCGGCCGCCCACTCGGCCGCCGCCGCCTCCGCCTCGCGGGCCAGCTCCGCGTCCACGCGGTCCTGGTGGATGACGTAGTCGTCCAGGTCCTGGTCCGTCTCGCTGATGGCGTAGTCGACGACGAGGCTGACGTTGACGAGGTTCTGGTCGCCGGTGAGGAATTGCCCGGCGTCGGGTGCCTCGGAGGTGGCCCCGGCCTTCACCTGCCGCGCCGTGCGGACGGGGACGCGGTCCACGCGGTCGATCCCCCACGGCAGGCCGACCCACAGGCCGGGGTGCGGGCGGGCGACGACCTGCCCGAAGCGGCGGACGACGGCGCGCTCCTCCGGCCGCACCTGGGCGAGGCCGGTGAGGAGGTACGCGCCGAGCGCGAGCGCCAGCAGCAGGCGGGGGCGACGCATGGCGTCACGGGTACGGATTCGCCCGCGCCCGGCCACCGGTCCGGTGCCTTCACCCCGAAGGGGTGACAGCCCTCAGCCCAGGGCAAGGGTGCGCAGCACCCGCCGCCTTGGGTACGGGGTGCGAATGGCCGTGCAGGCTGAAGGCCTGCGAGCCGGCTCGCAGGCCTTCAGCCTGCGGGGGTGGTTTGCGGCGCGGACCCAGGGCGGCGGTCGCTGACGCTCCCTTGCCCTGGGCTGAGGGCTCCCAGGCCTTCGGCCTGAAACCGAGACCCGGCCACGGTTGCACCCCCGCCCGCGGTCGGCGATGATGCCCGCATGCGCCACCTCACCCTCGCCGCGCTCGCGCTCCTGGCCGCCGCCCCCGCCGCCGGCGCCCAGCCGCTCGACCGCCTGAAGTACAACCACCCCGGCCTCGTCACCGACCTCGGCGTCGGCCTCTGGGCGTGGCCGCTGCCGATGGACTTCGACGGCGACGGCGACCTCGACCTGGTCGTGAACTGCCCCGACAAGCCGTCGAACGGCGTGTACGTGTTCGAGAACCCGGGCGGCACCTTCCCCGTGTTCAAGCCCGGCAAGCGCATCAGCAAGGGCTTGCAGAACGTGCTCGTCAGCCACGTCGGCGGCGTGGCACGGGTGCTGTCGCCGGGCGTCGAGTACCCCGACTTCAAGAAGACCGGCCTCGACAAGGGCGTGAAGCTGCCGGCGGCCGCGAACCCGCACCCGAACAAGGTCCGCGGCAACTTCTGGCGCTACGCCGACCACGACGGCGACGGCGCCCTCGACCTCGTCATCGGCTCCGACGACTGGACCGACTACGGCTGGGACAACGGCTACGACGCCACCGGGAAGTGGACGCGCGGCCCGCTCCGCGGCTTCGTCTACGTCCGCCGCAACACCGGCACCACCGCCGCGCCGGTCTACGCCGAGCCCGCCAAACTCATGGCCGGCGACCGGCCCGTCGAGACGTTCGGCTGGCCGTGCCCCAACCTCGCCGACTTCGACGGCGACGGCGACCTGGACTTGCTGTGCGGCGAGTTCCTCGACGGGTTCACGTACTTCGAGAACGTCGGCACCCGCCGCGAGCCGCGCTACGCCCCCGGCCGGCGCCTCACGACGCACGCCGGCGCGCCGCTGACGATGGACCTGCAAATGATCACGCCGACCGCCCTCGACTGGGACGGCGACGGCGACGCGGACCTGATCGTCGGCGACGAGGACGGCCGCGTCGCCTGGATCGAGAACACCGGCCGCGTCCGGGACGGCCTGCCGGTGTTCCTGCCGCCGCGCTACTTCCGCCAGGAGGCCGACGAGGTGAAGGTCGGCGCCCTCGCCGCGCCGGCCGCGGTCGACTGGGACGGCGACGGCGACACCGACCTGATCGTCGGCAACACCGCGGGCTACCTCGAATTCCTGGAGAACCTGAGCGGCCCCGGGGTGGAGCGGCCGCGCTGGGCGGTGCCGCGCCGGCTCGACGCCGCGGGCCAGGTGGTGCGCATCCAGGCCGGCCCGAACGGCTCCATCCAGGGGCCGTGCGAGGCGAAGTGGGGCTACACCACGCTCACCGCCGCCGACTGGGACGCCGACGGCCTGCCCGACCTGGTCGTGAATTCGATCTGGGGTCGCGTCGTGTGGTATCGCAACGTCGGCACCCGCCGCGCGCCGAAGCTCGCGGCCGCGGAGCCGATCGAGGTGGCGTGGCGGGCGCCGCAGCCGACGCTGGCGTGGGGCTGGCTCCGCCCGCGCGGCGACGAACTGCTGACGCAGTGGCGCACCACGCCCGTGGCCGTGGACTGGAACCGCGACGGGCTCGTCGATCTGGTGATGCTCGACCACGAGGGCTATCTGGCGTTCTTCGAGCGGGCGCGCCGCGACGGCCGGCTCGTGCTGCTGCCGCCGGTGCGGGCGCTGTGCGACGCCGCCGGCGAACCGCTGCGGCTGACGACCGGCACCGCGGGCCGGAGCGGCCGGCGCAAGCTGTGCGTCGTCGATTGGGACGGCGACGGCAAGCTCGACGTGCTGGCGAACGGCGCGAACGCGCGGCTGTACCGGCAGGTGCGGGCCGAGCCGGGGCGCTGGTTGTTCGAGGACAAGGGCGACGTGGCGGAGCGGAACATCGAGGGGCACGACACGCACCCCGCGGCGGTGGACTTCGACGGTAACGGCGTTCCGGACCTGGTGATCGGCGCCGAGGACGGCCGCCTGTACTACCTCCGCAACCCGCGGACGCCGGCGGTGCCGTAGACGGAGCCTCACATCGCCCGGCGTGAACGACGCAGGGCTTGGCACATCCTGGAGTTGCGTCCGAAGACGACCCGCGGCTTCGATCCAATACTCATTTGTGGCATGGACTCAATTCGTGCCGCGACCCCCCGGGGGGGTCGGTGACACACAATGATCGCGGCCCGAGTGTCGGCCCGCGTACCCGGAACGTAACGGCCGCCGCGGCGCGGTTGCACCCCTTGCCCGCCCGGCGGATAATGACCGCAACTGGCCGGGCGAGCGCGCCTCCCCGGCCGGGCAATCATGGGTGACGGTCGAACCCCAGGAGGCCATCCGATGTTCCGCCTGTTCCGCCCCGCGGCCGCCGCAGTCGCGCTGCTGACGCTGAGCGGCGCCGCGCTCGCCCGCCAGGACGACGCCAAGAAGGCCGACGACCCGCCGCCGCGGTTCGACCCCAAGGAGGTCCGCGTCGGCCCGCCGCCGGAACTGGCGGCGCTCCGCGAGGCGGTCGAGTCCGCGGCCAAGAAGGGCGAGAACGTGGACGACGTGCGGGCCAAGCTGGAGGCGCTGGAAAAGGCGCTCGCCGGCAAGGCGTGGGTCCGCCCGCGCGAGGGCGACGCCCCCGTTCCCCCGCGCGCCGAGCCGCGGGCGGACCCGCGGCCGGACGTGCCGCGCGTGGCGCCGCCGGTCCGCCGCGACGGCGAGGCGCGGCCGGTGCCCGTGGTGCCGCGGCCCGACTTCCCGCGCCGCGGCGTCGGCGACCCCGACCTGGACGCCGTCCTGCGCGGGCAGGCGCTGCTGCTCAAGGCGGCGCAGCTGATGGCCGAAGACCCGAACAACCCCGAGCGGGCCGAGGCGCTGCGGCGGCAGGCGACCGAGCTGATGCGGCAGGCGCTGAACGACGGCCGCGGCGGGCCGCAGATTCCGCCGCAACTGTTCGAGCTGGCCTTCCCGCCGGTGCCCGGCGCCCGCGGCGGCAACGGCCGGCTCGGCGTCCGCGTCGAGCGGCTGGCCCCCGGCGTGGCCGAGGACCTGAACGTCCCGGCCGGCCGCGGCGTGATGGCCGCCGAGGTGCTGCCGAACACCCCCGCCGCGAAGGCCGGCGTGAAGGCCAACGACGTGATCGTCGAGTTCGCCGGCCAGCCGGTGACCGACGACCCGAGCGCGTTCGTGGCGCAGGTGCAGCGGGCGAAGGCCGGCGCGCCGCACGAGCTGGCGGTGATGCGCGACGGCAAGCGCGTGGCGGTCCGCGGCGTGGTGCTGCCGGCGGCCGACGGCGGTCTGATGGCCGACCGCGACAAGCTGTTCCGCGAGCTGGCCCCGATCGTCGGCCCCGACGGCCGGCCGCTGGTGGACGCCGCCCGCGAGCGGGCGCGGGACGGGGTCCGGTCCAGCGGCGTGACGGTCGAGGTGCGCGACGGCGAGGCGACGGTGACCGGCGAGGAGAACGGCGTGCGGTTCAACATCGTGGGCACGGTGGGCGCCGCGGGCCTGTCGCCGACGAAGATCGAGGTGACGGAGAACGGCCGGACGGTGTCGGCGGAGACGGTGGACGGCCTGCCCGAGCAGTACCGCGAGCGGGCGCGCCAGCTGCTGGGCCGCGTCCGCGCCGGCGGGCGGTGACCCCTGCCGCCGCTTGCGGCGGAACTTGCCGCACCCCGCGGCGCGGGATACACTTCCCCACCATGACGACGCCCCGCCACCACCGGCCCGCGCCGACCGCCCCCGCGGTCCTCGCCGTCGTCGTCGCAGTCGCAGCCGCAGCCCCGAGCTGACTCCGGCCCCGACCCGCGTTCGCACCCGAACCACCGTCGGCCCCGGAGTCACTCTCCGGGGCCGTTTTCGTTTCTCTCGAAGGACCCCGCCATGCCGCCGCTGCCGCTGTCCGACCGCTCCGGCCGGACCACCGACTCGCCGATCACCTTCTTCATCCAGAAGGCGCTCGAGACGCCCGGCCTCATCTCGCTGGCCGCCGGGCTCGTGGACGAGGGGTCGCTGCCGACCGCCGACGTGGCCGCCGCCGTCGCCGCCATCATGGCCGACCCCGCCGCCGGCCGCGCCGCGCTGCAGTACGGCTCCACCCAGGGGCTGCCGTCGCTGCGCGAGAAGGTGCTGCGCCACGTCTGCGCCGCCGACGGCGTCACGCCCGGTGACATCGGCCTGTCACCCGACGACGTGGTGCTCACTACCGGCTCGCAGCAGTTGCTGTACCTCCTCGGCGAGGCGCTGTTCGACCCGGGCGACATCGTGCTGGCCGAGGCGCCGTCGTACTTCGTCTACCACGGCGTGTTGCAGAGCCACGGCGTGCGCGTCGTGCCGGTCCCGATGGACGACGGCGGCCTGGACGTGGCCGCGCTCGACGCCAAACTCGCCGACCTGAAGCGCCGCGGCGAGCTGGGCCGCGTCAAGCTCGTGTACACGGTCGATTACTTCCAGAACCCCACCGGCCTGACGCTCGCCGCCGACCGCCGGCCGAAACTCGTCGAGGTGGTGAAGAAGTACAGCACGGAGCACCGCATCCTGATCCTGGAGGACGCGGCGTACCGCGAGCTGCGGTACACCGGCCCCGACCTGCCGAGCGTGAAGCGGTTCGACCCCACGAACGAGTTCGTGGCCTACGCCAGCACGTTCTCGAAGCCGCTGTCGCCGGGCCTGAAGCTCGGCTACGCGCTGCTGCCGTCGGACCTGGTGGCGCCGGTCCTGCACCTGAAGGGGAACCACGACTTCGGCTCGGCCAACCTGGCGCAGCACGTCGTGGACCGACTGTTGGCGTCGGGCGCGTTCGACCGGCACGTCGAGGAGCTGCGGCGGGTGTACCGGGCGAAGCGGGACGCGATGCTGGCGGCGCTGGACGCGGAGTTCGGCGACGTGCCGGGGGCGTCGTGGACGGTGCCGGGCGGCGGCCTGTACGTGTGGCTGACGCTGCCGCCGGGCGTGGACGCGGGGCCGGCCGGGCCGTTGGTGCCGGCGGCGCTGGAGGCGGGCGTGCTGTACGTGCCGGGCGAGTTCGGCCACGTCCCGGGCGAGGGCGGGGAGCTGCCGCGGAACGAGTGCCGGCTGAGCTTCGGCGTGGCGGACGCGGCCGGCGTGCGCGAAGGCGTGCGGCGGCTGCGGGCGGCGTACCGCACGCTGGAACGCGCCGGCGCCCGCGGCCTGGCGGCGGTTTGACAGCGCCCGGGCCGTCGGGTAGCCTTCCCCCCGGCGGCCGGGGAGTCACCAGACCGTGAGGTTCGACATGGCGCGGGTCACCGGCATCGGCGGCGTGTTCTTCAAGAGCACCGGCGACCACAAGGCCCTCGCCGCGTGGTACCAGACGTACCTCGGCCTCACGCTCGAACCCTGGGGCGGCGCCGTCCTCCGCTGGCCCGACGACACCGCCGACGACAAGGGCGTCACCGTCTGGCACGTCGCCAAGCCCGACACCCAGTGGTTCGCCCCCAGCACCGCCCCGTTCATGATCAACTACCGCGTCGACGACCTCGACGGCATCCTGGCCCAGCTCCGGGCCGGCGGCGTCGACGTGCTCAAGGGGCCGGACGCCGACTTCAACGGCCGCTTCGCCTGGGTACTCGATCCCGACGGCAACAAGGTCGAACTGTGGGAGCCGAAGGCGCCGCCGGCTCCGACTTCTTCCCCGACCTGAAAAACCCTCACGCCGCAGCCGAATCCACACTTTTCCGGCCGCACCGCGGTAGCGGCCGCGGCGGCGGGCCGATACAGTCGGGGGAACACGTCGCCCTGCGGTTCGCCCCCCCCGACCCTCTCGCGGGCACCCGCCATGACCGCGGTCCGAGACGCCCTCCCCCCGGCCGCGGCGCGGCCCGGCCACGGCATCGAATTTACCATGGCCTTCCAGCCGATCGCCGACCTGGAAGCCCGCACCGTGTTCGCCTACGAGGCGCTCGTCCGCGGCCCCGGCGGCGAGGGCGCCGCGGCGGTGTTCGACCTGGTCACCGAGTCCGCCCGCTACCACTTCGACCAGCGCTGCCGCACCAAGGCGCTGGCCCTGGCCACCCGCCTGGGGCCGCCCGCCGGGCTGTGCATCAACTTCCTGCCGAACGCCCTGTACCACACCGAGACGTGCCTGCGGGCGACCCTGCAGGCGGCCCGGCACTACGCCGTACCGCCCGACCGCATCATCTTCGAGCTGACCGAGGGCGAGGAGGTGGCCGACCTGCCGGTCGTGGCCGAGGCGGTCCGCGAGTGCCAGCGGCAGGGGCTGCGGATCGCCATCGACGACTTCGGCGCCGGACACTCGGGCCTGAACCTGCTGGCCGACCTCCAGCCGGACCTGATCAAGCTGGACATGGGGCTGTGCCGCGGCATCGACGCCAGCCGGCCGCGGCGGGCCATCGTCCACGGGGTGCTCGCGGCGTGCGCCGACCTGGGCATCGGCGTCATCGCGGAGGGGGTCGAGACGGAAGGCGAGCTGACGGCGCTGCGCGACCTCGGCGTTCGATACGTGCAGGGATTCCTGCTGGCGCGGCCGGCCGTGGAGTCGCTCCCGGAGGTGCGGTGGCCGGCGCACCACTAAGGCACGACCCGTACCGGACTTCGTGCCGGGGCGGTCGGGCGCGGGGCGGCGGTACTCCGAGCACGTCTACTGGGTCGAAGTCGAGCTCACCAACCGGTGAGGGCACGGCTACAAAATCGGAATCATACTCCGTCGACATCCGCGGCTCGGGCCTGGGATGCCGATGACTCTCCCGACCCCCCCGCGGAGGGGACGCCATGCCGGGCCTGACCGTGACCCACCTCGACCACGTCTCGGTGCTCGTCACCGACGTGGCGCGGAGCCGGGCGTTCTACGCCGGCCTGCTGGGGCTGACGGAAATCCCGAAGCCGCGCACGTTCGACTTCGTGGCCCTGTGGTTCGACCTCGGCGGCGGCCACACGCTCCACCTGCTGAAGAAGGACGCCCCGGACACGGAGAGTCCGCGGCACTTCTGCCTGCGCGTGACCGACGCCGCGGCGGCGCGGGCGCACCTGGCCGGCCTCGGCGTGCCGACGCGCGAGACGACGCCGATCCCGGGGGCCGATCGGTTCTTCGTGTCGGACCCGGACGGGAACCGGATCGAGGTGTTACAGTGGCTCACGCCCTACGACCCGGCGACGGCCGGCGCCGCGCGGCTGGACGAGGGGTGATCCGGTCGTGTCCCCCAACCCGCTCCCCGTCGTCGCGCGGTACGGCGCCCGCACCGCGGGGCTGAGGTGGGAACCCGTCGGCGGCGGGTTCAGCGGCGCCGCGGTCTGGCGCGGCACCGAACCGGACGGCACACCACGGCTCGCGCTGAAGGCGTGGCCGGCCGATTTTCCGCCGTCGCGCCTCGCCGCAATTCACGCCCGTGTCGCACTCCTCACACACCTGCCATACGTCCCGCGGGTGCACGCCACGCCCGGCGGCGATACCGTCGTCGTCGTCGCCGGCCGCGCCTGGGACTTGAGCTCGTGGGCCGACGGCGAACCGGAGCGGGGCGAGCCGTCGGCGGCGCGCGTGAGCTCGGCCGCGGCGGCGCTGGCGGCGGTCCACGCGGCGTGGCGCACGTCCGCGACCGGCCCGGCGCCCGCGGTGCTCCGCCGGTTGGGCGTCATCGCCGACTGGGACGCCAACCGCCCCGTCCCCGCCGGCCCGTTCGGCGACGCGGTGCGGCGGGCGCTTCGAACGCTACCGCCGTTCCTGGCCGTGGCGCGGTCCGCGCTGCAACCGTGGGCGGCGCGGCCGGTTCCGCTCCAGCCGTGCCTCGTCGACGTGTGGCCGGAACACGTTCGCTTCTCGGGGAATGCGGTCGTCGGGCTCATCGACTTCGGCGCCGTCCAGACCGACCACGTCGCCGTCGATCTGGCCCGCTTGTTCGGCGGGTTTCCCGGGCCGTCGCGGCTCGGCGCCGGACTCGCCGCCTACCGCGCTGCCGGCGGACGGTGCGACGAGTCCGACGCCTTCGCGCAACTGCTCGCCG carries:
- a CDS encoding aminotransferase-like domain-containing protein, yielding MPPLPLSDRSGRTTDSPITFFIQKALETPGLISLAAGLVDEGSLPTADVAAAVAAIMADPAAGRAALQYGSTQGLPSLREKVLRHVCAADGVTPGDIGLSPDDVVLTTGSQQLLYLLGEALFDPGDIVLAEAPSYFVYHGVLQSHGVRVVPVPMDDGGLDVAALDAKLADLKRRGELGRVKLVYTVDYFQNPTGLTLAADRRPKLVEVVKKYSTEHRILILEDAAYRELRYTGPDLPSVKRFDPTNEFVAYASTFSKPLSPGLKLGYALLPSDLVAPVLHLKGNHDFGSANLAQHVVDRLLASGAFDRHVEELRRVYRAKRDAMLAALDAEFGDVPGASWTVPGGGLYVWLTLPPGVDAGPAGPLVPAALEAGVLYVPGEFGHVPGEGGELPRNECRLSFGVADAAGVREGVRRLRAAYRTLERAGARGLAAV
- a CDS encoding VOC family protein; the encoded protein is MARVTGIGGVFFKSTGDHKALAAWYQTYLGLTLEPWGGAVLRWPDDTADDKGVTVWHVAKPDTQWFAPSTAPFMINYRVDDLDGILAQLRAGGVDVLKGPDADFNGRFAWVLDPDGNKVELWEPKAPPAPTSSPT
- a CDS encoding EAL domain-containing protein, with product MTAVRDALPPAAARPGHGIEFTMAFQPIADLEARTVFAYEALVRGPGGEGAAAVFDLVTESARYHFDQRCRTKALALATRLGPPAGLCINFLPNALYHTETCLRATLQAARHYAVPPDRIIFELTEGEEVADLPVVAEAVRECQRQGLRIAIDDFGAGHSGLNLLADLQPDLIKLDMGLCRGIDASRPRRAIVHGVLAACADLGIGVIAEGVETEGELTALRDLGVRYVQGFLLARPAVESLPEVRWPAHH
- a CDS encoding VOC family protein produces the protein MPGLTVTHLDHVSVLVTDVARSRAFYAGLLGLTEIPKPRTFDFVALWFDLGGGHTLHLLKKDAPDTESPRHFCLRVTDAAAARAHLAGLGVPTRETTPIPGADRFFVSDPDGNRIEVLQWLTPYDPATAGAARLDEG
- a CDS encoding phosphotransferase, whose amino-acid sequence is MSPNPLPVVARYGARTAGLRWEPVGGGFSGAAVWRGTEPDGTPRLALKAWPADFPPSRLAAIHARVALLTHLPYVPRVHATPGGDTVVVVAGRAWDLSSWADGEPERGEPSAARVSSAAAALAAVHAAWRTSATGPAPAVLRRLGVIADWDANRPVPAGPFGDAVRRALRTLPPFLAVARSALQPWAARPVPLQPCLVDVWPEHVRFSGNAVVGLIDFGAVQTDHVAVDLARLFGGFPGPSRLGAGLAAYRAAGGRCDESDAFAQLLADTGVACAAAAWVARGGPPSAAPRLTALLDRLSP